TTTTTGGACAAACTTCCGCTCATATCTACTAAAGAGCCTTCTAATATTAATGTTGCAGGAGAGTTTGCGCATTTAATTCCCGGACATTCAAAAGCAATTGGAAAAGAAGGGAACTCCTACATTGACGATTTTGAAGGAAGTCAAAATACCATCGACTTAAGATCTCAATTTGCTTGGAGCATTGCCAGTACGCCCCAAAACCAGCCACTTCTATTTCCAGAAGGTTCGTATATAAACGACATTAGATACAATAGAAATAGAGCTAAATTAGCATGGTATCAATTAGATAATTTGTTTCAAATAGAAACCAGTAACAAAACTCCCAGCTACTATTCTACTACCGACTTTAACAACCATTTAACACGACAAGTAATTGAGCAAGAGGTTTTCCCTAACAGACAAAACCCGAACAATCAACCACAACCTATTCAAACACTTGATTTAGCGTATTATCCGGAAGAGCGCGGTGCTTATAACTACGACACTTCAATAACAGTAAACGGAACTTTAAAAAATCCGGAAAGCCGCTGGGGTGGTATTATGCGTAGAATTGAAACAAACGATTTTGAAGCAGCTAATATTGGGTTTGTCCAACTTTGGATGATGGATCCGTACAATGTGGACAACACCTTTAACAGCACTACCGGTGATTTATACTTAAACATCGGTAACGTTTCCGAAGATGTACTAAGAGATTCAAGAAGAAGTTATGAAAACGGATTTCCAAACTCAGCGAATATTACCAACGTAGATACAACCAGCTGGGGACGAATTCCAATTATACAGCCCGTAAACAAAGCATTTGAACTTACCGGAAGAGAATTTCAGGATGTAGGACTAGACGGCTTTAACGATGACGAAGAAAGAAGTTTTTTTAATTCGTATCTACAAGATATTGCTTCAAAATATGGAACAACTTCGCCTGCATACGACTTAGTTAGCAGCGATCCATCGGCAGATAATTATAATTATTACAGAGATGATGATTATGACAATGCGCAATTAAAAACATTAGACCGCTACAAAAAATGGAACGGATTGGAAGGGAACTCTCCAACACAAGAACAGTCCGACAACTTGAATAGCGATAAATATCCAACCATGGCATCGGCCAACCCCAACGAGGAAGATATAAACAGAGACAACACACTAAACGAAATTGAAAACTATTTTCAATACAAAATTAGTATGCGACCGGGAGATTTAAATACCGTAGGACAAAACTACATTACGGATATTATTACTGCTAATCCACAAGGAATAAACAAGCCTGTTAAATGGATTCAATTCAAAATCCCAATTAAAGAATTTGACAGCAAAATAGGAGAAATTGAAGATTTTAGATCTATCCGTTTTATTAGAACTTTTTTAAAAGGTTTTGACAAACCTATTGTACTTCGATTTGCTCGATTCGAATTGGTAAGTAACCAGTGGCGTGTTTACGAAAAACCAATTTTATCTCCAGGAGAGTTTGCCGACCCAAATGACGCTACTACACTATTTACCATGTCGGGTGTAAATATTGAAGAGAACTCTAATAGAAATCCTGTAAATTATGTATTACCTCCGGGTATCGAAAGACAAAACAATATTCAATCTGTAGGACAAACCCTTTTAAATGAACAAGCTCTTTCATTGCGCCTATGCGATTTAAAAGATGGCGAAGCAAGAGCTGTATTTAAAAACACGGAATACGATGTACGCTCTTTCAAAAAAATTGAAATGTTTGTTCATGCTGAATCATCTGCAAATGACAATTTAAAAGACAATGAACTTACTGCCTTTATTAGATTAGGAACGGACTACATAAACAACTATTACGAATATGAAATTCCGCTTCAACTTACACCTGCTGGTACTTACACGAACAATAACCAAGATGACCAACTGCGTGTTTGGCCGGATGCGAATAGATTAGAACTCCCGTTTGAATTATTGCAAGAAGCAAAACTAAAAAGGAATTTGGCTGTGGGGCAAAATCCGAACATAAATAATCAAATGCCCTATACCATTATTGATGAAGACAGCCCCGAAGGGAAAAACAAAATAACCATTGTAGGTAACCCTAATCTAGCGTCTGTAAAAGTAGTGATGATTGGTGTTAGAAATCCTAAAAGTGCCGATGGCCAGGCAAAATGCGGAGAAGTATGGATTAACGAATTACGATTATCTGAATTTGACAAACGTGGCGGTTGGGCTGCAAATGCGCGTGTAAATGCAAAACTAGCCGACTTAGGTAATTTATCGTTGGCAGGAAATATGAGCACACCATTTTTTGGAAGTATCGAGAAAAAAGTAAGTGAAAGAAGCAGAGAAACGGTTAAACAGTACGACATTTCTTCGAGCTTAGAAGTAGGTAAATTATTACCGGATAAGTTAGGCGTTAAAATACCTATGTATGTTGGTGTTGGAGAAACCATAAAAACACCTCAGTTCAACCCACTTGACCCGGATATTGAAATGAAAAAAGTTCTCCCGGATTTGCCTAAAGCACAACGAGACTCCTTAAAGCGAATCACAGAAGATTATACGCAACGTAGAAGTATAAACTTTACCAACGTACGTAAAGAAAAAAGCCCGGATGCCAAAAAATCTCATATTTACGATTTGTCGAATTTTTCGGCTACATACGCATTTAACGAATTGTACAAACGAAACATTAATACTGAGTATAGTTCACAACGGTCGCACCGAGTTGGGCTTACCTACAACTATTCTGCAAATCCGAAAAGTATAAAACCTTTCGCAAAAATTTCTTTTTTAAAATCTAAACATTTAGCGTTGGTTAGAGATTTTAATTTTAGTCCATACCCCAACAAATACAGCTTTACAAGTGATATTGACAGAGCTTTTAGTGAAATAAAAAACAGAGACATTACTGCTACTGACTTTAAACTCCCAACAAACTATACCAAAACATTTAACTGGAATAGAAATTACAATTTAAATTATGATTTGTCGAAAGGGATAAAACTTGATTACAACGCCTCCAATACAGCTCGTATAATGGAACCCGGAGGAAGAATAGACACCAAAGAAAAAAGAGATAGTGTGATGGACAATATTAAAAATTTAGGAATAAATACAAGTTTCCGACAAAATGCGAATGTAAATTATACCATACCTATTAACAAAATTCCACTATTTGATTTTGTAACATCGTCTGTCCGCTACTCAAGTACTTACATGTGGACAAGAGCGTCTTTTGCGGCCGACTCGCTTGGAAATACTATTCAAAACTCAAACTCTAAACAATTTAATGCACAGCTAAATATGACTACGCTGTACAACAAAGTACCTTACTTTAAAAAAGTATTACAACAAAAAAATAAAGAAGCAGCAAAGAAGAAAGAAGTGGCAAAAAATTTCAATCTAAAAGAGCCTAAAGACTCCACTGACGCTAAAAAGAAAAAAGAAAAAAAGAAAGAAGAAGAATCCGGCAATTTTGATGCATTTAAGTATGTTACTCGCTTTATTCTTAGTATAAGAAATGTATCGGCAAACTACACACATAATTCCGGAACTATATTACCCGGATTTAACGACTCTACTCAAATAATTGGTATTAACCCACAAACTATGGCACCAGGATTTGGATTTGTTTTCGGTAGCCAAAAAGATATCAGACCACAAGCCGGGAAAGAAGGTTGGCTCATAAAAAATCCGTTGCTCAATTTACCTTATTCAAACACCAGCTCCAAAACACTTAATTTTAGAGCAAACATGGAACCGCTTCCAAGCTTTAGAGTTGAGCTTACTGCAAACCAGACTCGCTCTCGCAACTATAACGAATTTTATCGTTGGGATAACTTAGAACAAGTTTATAAAGGCGAATCTCCTGTTGAAAGTGGAAATTTTTCTATGTCGTACTTAACCATTAGAACCGCATTCAAAAAAGATGAAAAAGGCACCTACGACAACGAAGTTTTCCAAAATCTACTTAACTACCGTGCAGATGTGTCTGCTATACTTGCTCAGGAAAGAAATGAAAAAACAGGCTCCACTCTTGCAAAAGGAGGTGATGGATTTTATGATGGATACGGAGAACTTTCTCAAGACGTATTAATACCGGCCTTTATGAGCGCATATTCCGGGAAACGTCCAACCAAAGCAAATACCAATGTATTTCCATTAATCCCTTTGCCTAATTGGAAAATTACCTACGATGGATTGCAAAAACTCGAAAAAGTAAAAAAACATTTCAAGAGCTTCACACTGTCTCATGGATACAAATCAACGTATAATGTGGGTTCGTATGGCAACAACTTATTATTTATCGAAGACGAAGGTAAAGGCTACTCATCCGTGAGAGGTTTGGTAGACAACAACTATGTACCTGAAAAAATTATTACAGCCGTTACCATTTCAGAGCAGTTTAGCCCGTTATTAAAGCTAGA
The sequence above is drawn from the Bacteroidota bacterium genome and encodes:
- the sprA gene encoding cell surface protein SprA, with protein sequence MKKYKQHISFFSACIVFFSLMWNSSARARVERKYRYNFTSAPSEQQSEKQTTTNSGDTGKAEELKYKFKDSYQDPLNFPNTGGLKLNNPGNITTTIEYDPITGTYNIVQKIGDKLYRTPTYMDAEEFSNYELNKFVKGYWKQKNEAENLTSGNTSKVFAPKLNVGGEVFDRIFGGNTIDIRPQGSAELSFGANTSRNKNPALPERQRKITTFDFNENIQLNVVGKIGDKLKISTNYNTQAQFDFENQMKLEFNGYEDDIIKKIEAGNVSLPLTGSLIQGSQSLFGIKTQMQFGKLTATTVFSQQRGKRSEVEVTGGAQISKFEINADMYEDNKHYFLSQYFRNKYNGAMATLPIVSSGINITKVEVWVTNRNGSQDNVRNILALTDLGDTARHTTPTIYADFASATENPQNGNNTLNPQNLTTNFPGIRNINTAVPILLPLGLTDKHFVKLEQARKLSASEFTFNPRLGYISLSQRLQDEVLAVAFQYTFNGQTFQVGEFSTDNIATDSLLIVKMLKGQIMSPRNQSELWDLMMKNVYSIGAYQVNPQDFKLDAVYSNPSTGTDINFLPAPASETNVSGRVLLQTLRMDKINVNGDAQPDGTFDFLDGLTITPNNGRIFLPTIEPFGKDLRSKFIDQNVADQFVFEQLYDSTRVSAQQHPDKNRFKFRGTYKSSSSSEISLNAINIPQGSVNVTAGGMVLQENVDYTVDYTLGRVKIINQGILNSGTPIKVSLESNSLFNIQSKSLFGTRLDYRVNRDFSLGGTILRLNERPITQKVNIGDEPIKNTIWGLDGNYRTEAPFITRFLDKLPLISTKEPSNINVAGEFAHLIPGHSKAIGKEGNSYIDDFEGSQNTIDLRSQFAWSIASTPQNQPLLFPEGSYINDIRYNRNRAKLAWYQLDNLFQIETSNKTPSYYSTTDFNNHLTRQVIEQEVFPNRQNPNNQPQPIQTLDLAYYPEERGAYNYDTSITVNGTLKNPESRWGGIMRRIETNDFEAANIGFVQLWMMDPYNVDNTFNSTTGDLYLNIGNVSEDVLRDSRRSYENGFPNSANITNVDTTSWGRIPIIQPVNKAFELTGREFQDVGLDGFNDDEERSFFNSYLQDIASKYGTTSPAYDLVSSDPSADNYNYYRDDDYDNAQLKTLDRYKKWNGLEGNSPTQEQSDNLNSDKYPTMASANPNEEDINRDNTLNEIENYFQYKISMRPGDLNTVGQNYITDIITANPQGINKPVKWIQFKIPIKEFDSKIGEIEDFRSIRFIRTFLKGFDKPIVLRFARFELVSNQWRVYEKPILSPGEFADPNDATTLFTMSGVNIEENSNRNPVNYVLPPGIERQNNIQSVGQTLLNEQALSLRLCDLKDGEARAVFKNTEYDVRSFKKIEMFVHAESSANDNLKDNELTAFIRLGTDYINNYYEYEIPLQLTPAGTYTNNNQDDQLRVWPDANRLELPFELLQEAKLKRNLAVGQNPNINNQMPYTIIDEDSPEGKNKITIVGNPNLASVKVVMIGVRNPKSADGQAKCGEVWINELRLSEFDKRGGWAANARVNAKLADLGNLSLAGNMSTPFFGSIEKKVSERSRETVKQYDISSSLEVGKLLPDKLGVKIPMYVGVGETIKTPQFNPLDPDIEMKKVLPDLPKAQRDSLKRITEDYTQRRSINFTNVRKEKSPDAKKSHIYDLSNFSATYAFNELYKRNINTEYSSQRSHRVGLTYNYSANPKSIKPFAKISFLKSKHLALVRDFNFSPYPNKYSFTSDIDRAFSEIKNRDITATDFKLPTNYTKTFNWNRNYNLNYDLSKGIKLDYNASNTARIMEPGGRIDTKEKRDSVMDNIKNLGINTSFRQNANVNYTIPINKIPLFDFVTSSVRYSSTYMWTRASFAADSLGNTIQNSNSKQFNAQLNMTTLYNKVPYFKKVLQQKNKEAAKKKEVAKNFNLKEPKDSTDAKKKKEKKKEEESGNFDAFKYVTRFILSIRNVSANYTHNSGTILPGFNDSTQIIGINPQTMAPGFGFVFGSQKDIRPQAGKEGWLIKNPLLNLPYSNTSSKTLNFRANMEPLPSFRVELTANQTRSRNYNEFYRWDNLEQVYKGESPVESGNFSMSYLTIRTAFKKDEKGTYDNEVFQNLLNYRADVSAILAQERNEKTGSTLAKGGDGFYDGYGELSQDVLIPAFMSAYSGKRPTKANTNVFPLIPLPNWKITYDGLQKLEKVKKHFKSFTLSHGYKSTYNVGSYGNNLLFIEDEGKGYSSVRGLVDNNYVPEKIITAVTISEQFSPLLKLDATWNNSLISNIEIKRDRNISLSTGSQLLTETTSREIVIGSGYRIRDITIKQIKIKGKAVKSDMNLKADLSIRRNSTVIRRINEEVSQPQAGQRVININTTADYQLSDKLNIRFFYNRVINNPIVSNTFPSQNTNWGIALRFSLAQ